Proteins encoded by one window of Gordonia jinghuaiqii:
- a CDS encoding LON peptidase substrate-binding domain-containing protein produces the protein MFPLGTALLPSAELPLRIFEPRYRQMLSDHVDTSADPPTASFGVVLIARGVEVGGGDVRCDVGAMAHAEITDRFPDGRADLTCTGTYRFRIVEWLPDDPYPRARVQRLPEQTPTPADLARLDAMNQRLYSLMRQKFEFEGQDPEPVIAALAIMDADPAIAGISPIHRFAGRVTSQPHDQQRLLEADAPAGQLDVLDDVLDGMEARLHFGR, from the coding sequence ATGTTCCCGCTCGGCACCGCACTGTTGCCGAGCGCGGAACTGCCGTTGCGCATCTTCGAGCCGCGCTACCGACAGATGCTGTCCGATCATGTCGACACCTCCGCAGATCCTCCGACCGCCAGCTTCGGCGTGGTGCTGATCGCGCGCGGTGTGGAAGTGGGCGGCGGGGATGTGCGCTGCGACGTCGGCGCGATGGCCCACGCGGAGATCACCGATCGCTTCCCCGACGGCCGCGCCGACCTCACCTGCACCGGCACGTACCGGTTCCGGATCGTCGAGTGGTTGCCCGACGACCCGTATCCCCGGGCCCGCGTCCAGCGGTTGCCCGAGCAGACACCCACCCCCGCGGACTTGGCCCGCCTCGATGCGATGAATCAGCGTCTGTACTCGTTGATGCGCCAGAAGTTCGAGTTCGAGGGGCAAGACCCCGAGCCGGTGATCGCTGCGCTGGCCATCATGGACGCCGATCCCGCCATCGCCGGCATCTCGCCGATCCACCGGTTCGCCGGCCGGGTCACGTCCCAGCCGCACGATCAGCAACGTCTTCTCGAGGCCGACGCCCCGGCCGGTCAGCTCGATGTGCTCGACGACGTACTCGACGGGATGGAGGCCCGGCTGCACTTCGGCCGGTGA
- a CDS encoding alpha/beta fold hydrolase codes for MFDGRAHAETGLRDHGGPDALDPADPATRPIVLLHGLMGRGRTWRRQIPWLRRYGRVFTYDAAFHTGAEFHDAGDPDRATELSTDRFVADLAEILTWIDQGPAVLVGHSMGALHAWCAAATYPELVSALVVEDMAPDFRGRTTANWTPWFESWPDRFGSAEEAVAMFGPVAGRYFFEAFDDGRLHGRIPVWSAIAEEWGTRDFWAQWRAVKVPALLIEAEYTVTPPGQMEQMSAVNERAQHLRVPGAGHLVHDDSPHVYRGAVEAFLSGLDS; via the coding sequence ATGTTCGACGGCCGTGCCCACGCCGAGACCGGACTCCGTGACCACGGGGGTCCGGATGCGCTCGACCCCGCGGACCCCGCGACCCGCCCCATCGTCTTGCTGCACGGATTGATGGGCCGGGGGCGGACGTGGCGTCGGCAGATCCCGTGGTTGCGTCGGTACGGTCGGGTGTTCACCTACGACGCCGCGTTCCACACCGGCGCCGAATTCCACGACGCCGGGGACCCGGATCGCGCAACCGAACTCTCGACCGATCGCTTCGTCGCCGATCTCGCGGAGATCCTCACCTGGATCGACCAGGGGCCGGCCGTCCTCGTCGGACATTCGATGGGCGCACTGCACGCCTGGTGCGCCGCGGCGACCTATCCCGAACTCGTCTCGGCGCTGGTCGTCGAGGACATGGCGCCGGACTTCCGCGGCCGGACCACCGCCAACTGGACGCCGTGGTTCGAGTCGTGGCCCGACCGCTTCGGCTCCGCCGAGGAGGCGGTGGCCATGTTCGGTCCGGTGGCCGGCCGCTACTTCTTCGAGGCCTTCGACGACGGTCGGCTCCACGGGCGAATCCCGGTGTGGAGCGCGATCGCCGAGGAGTGGGGCACCCGCGACTTCTGGGCGCAGTGGCGCGCGGTGAAGGTGCCCGCGCTGCTGATCGAGGCCGAATACACGGTCACCCCGCCCGGCCAGATGGAGCAGATGTCCGCGGTCAACGAACGTGCACAGCATCTGAGGGTGCCCGGTGCAGGTCACCTCGTCCACGACGACTCCCCACACGTGTATCGCGGTGCGGTGGAGGCGTTCTTGTCGGGCCTGGACTCCTGA
- a CDS encoding antibiotic biosynthesis monooxygenase family protein, whose protein sequence is MSVVKINAISVPEGAGPELEKRFANRAHSVDGSKGFLGFQLLRPVKGDDRYFVVTQWESEEDFQAWASGPAREAHAGERAKPVASGADLLEFEVVLDARPRS, encoded by the coding sequence ATGTCTGTTGTGAAGATCAACGCAATCTCTGTTCCCGAAGGTGCCGGCCCCGAACTCGAGAAGCGGTTCGCCAACCGCGCGCACTCGGTCGACGGGTCCAAGGGTTTCCTCGGATTCCAGCTCCTGCGCCCCGTCAAGGGCGACGATCGCTACTTCGTCGTGACGCAGTGGGAGTCCGAGGAGGACTTCCAGGCATGGGCGTCGGGCCCGGCGCGGGAGGCTCACGCCGGCGAGCGCGCCAAGCCGGTCGCCTCGGGCGCCGATCTGCTGGAGTTCGAGGTCGTGCTCGACGCCAGGCCCCGGTCCTGA